In Aspergillus luchuensis IFO 4308 DNA, chromosome 1, nearly complete sequence, the following are encoded in one genomic region:
- a CDS encoding uncharacterized protein (COG:S;~EggNog:ENOG410PMB2) codes for MNGVLDWEFTYAAPTGFAYSPPFCLLLELPELWKQGLDDWSARYEKVLPVFLKVLKDKEQGAIDRGIMKGSDRLSGYMLKSWESGDFWLDYAARKSWAFDMIYWAKIDRRYFGNGNLSGRVKLLTPDGRAEMEGFVQMKLKAEEEGGLPD; via the coding sequence ATGAACGGCGTGCTGGACTGGGAGTTCACCTACGCAGCCCCCACAGGGTTTGCTTATAGCCCGCCATTCTGTTTACTACTCGAGCTTCCAGAACTCTGGAAACAGGGTTTAGATGATTGGTCAGCAAGATATGAGAAGGTGCTGCCGGTGTTTTTGAAAGTGTTGAAGGACAAAGAGCAAGGAGCAATTGACCGAGGTATCATGAAAGGGAGCGATCGACTGTCAGGATATATGCTGAAAAGTTGGGAAAGTGGTGACTTCTGGCTTGATTACGCTGCTAGAAAGAGCTGGGCATTCGATATGATATACTGGGCCAAGATCGATCGGAGGTACTTTGGGAATGGCAACTTGAGCGGTCGGGTCAAGCTCTTGACTCCTGATGGGAGGGCGGAGATGGAAGGGTTTGTgcagatgaagttgaaggctgaggaggagggtggtctACCTGATTAA
- a CDS encoding leucine-rich repeat domain-containing protein (COG:S;~EggNog:ENOG410PN08;~InterPro:IPR001611,IPR003591,IPR032675;~PFAM:PF13855;~go_function: GO:0005515 - protein binding [Evidence IEA]), translating to MDHEIPLPPPPRIRHRDPSNNNNNNSNNNNNNTRHATRHAHHHRLPSRFIDDRSSQPSSDPALFSSDDIPASGLENYNNAPVSRKRRYRGTWWGEMVKDKDAKRKRADFKEKRLVDSGVWMGSDDYDSGPGSGFLPSDADLGEDWLNSHANGGTKTVMPQNQTQQQGFRKVEEEPREHQVARGIVNDCLERGEDSVDLSGLTLRLIPPNLLHPLQHLTKLPTIKEPPISEDVYTSLQPFLRLFLAGNALTQVPGQIFDLDSLRVLSLRYNKLTSIPAAIRRLTLLQELNLSVNRLPTLPWELLFLIRKGDLKHLTVRPNPLLQIEDQPIAKWHVPSDDEEEEEEETQELPCLKSITYDGPPPEEAWAPIHVATGPVTYYNAEGIPIPVPTTEQTPTTINQTSRVPSLREISLLSFTRSTYPDLITDEEMENFPALMTRLLRQAKEVRSAGGRNCSLCHRGFVLARTEWIEWWDVSTYENGLKGPRASGEVLRPLPFRRVGCSWGCVPDLMS from the exons ATGGACCACGaaatccccctccccccaccaccGCGCATCCGCCATCGCGACCCctccaacaacaataacaacaatagtaataacaacaataataacacCCGTCACGCGACCCGCCAtgctcaccaccaccgtctcccCTCGCGCTTCATTGACGACCGCTCCAGTCAACCTTCCAGTGACCCGGCACTCTTCTCCAGCGATGACATCCCCGCCTCGGGTCTAGAAAACTACAATAATGCGCCTGTCAGTCGGAAGCGCCGGTACCGCGGCACCTGGTGGGGAGAGATGGTGAAGGACAAGGACGCGAAGCGCAAGCGGGCGGATTTCAAGGAGAAGCGGTTGGTGGATAGTGGTGTGTGGATGGGGAGTGATGATTATGATTCAGGTCCGGGATCGGGGTTCTTGCCTTCTGATGCGGATTTGGGAGAGGATTGGTTGAATTCGCATGCGAATGGAGGTACAAAGACGGTGATGCCGCAGAACCAGACTCAACAACAAGGATTCAGgaaagtcgaagaagaaccgCGCGAGCATCAAGTCGCACGGGGGATTGTGAACGATTGTCtcgagagaggagaggatagTGTTGACCTGAG TGGCCTCACACTCCGCCTCATCCCCCctaacctcctccaccccctccaacacctcaCCAAGCTCCCCACCATCAAAGAGCCCCCCATCAGCGAAGACGTCTACACCTCCCTGCAACCAttcctccgcctcttcctcgccggCAACGCCCTAACCCAAGTCCCCGGTCAAATCTTCGACCTCGACTCCCTCCGCGTCCTCAGTCTCCGCTACAACAAactcacctccatccccgcgGCCATCCGCCGCCTCACTCTCCTCCAGGAACTCAACCTCTCCGTGAACCGTCTCCCCACTCTCCCCTGGgaactcctcttcctgatcCGCAAAGGCGACCTCAAACACCTCACCGTCCGTcctaaccccctcctccaaatcGAAGACCAGCCCATCGCCAAATGGCACGTCCccagcgacgacgaagaagaagaagaagaagaaacccaAGAGTTACCCTGCCTGAAATCAATCACCTACGACGGCCCACCACCCGAGGAAGCATGGGCACCCATCCACGTCGCCACCGGCCCAGTTACATACTACAACGCCGAAGGCATCCCAATCCCAGTCCCTACTACTGAACAAACCCCCACAACAATAAATCAAACCTCCCGCGTGCCCTCCCTCCGCGAAATCTCCCTCCTATCATTCACCCGCTCAACATATCCGGACCTGATCACCGACGAAGAAATGGAGAACTTCCCGGCCCTAATGACCCGCTTACTCCGACAAGCGAAGGAAGTTCGTAGCGCCGGAGGGCGGAATTGTTCCTTGTGTCATCGGGGATTCGTCCTCGCGCGGACGGAGTGGATCGAGTGGTGGGATGTGAGTACGTATGAGAATGGGTTGAAGGGGCCGAGAGCGTCTGGGGAGGTGTTGAGGCCGTTGCCGTTTAGGAGGGTTGGGTGTAGTTGGGGGTGTGTGCCTGATTTGATGTCGTGA
- a CDS encoding uncharacterized protein (SECRETED:SignalP(1-21)), with translation MKFSTLASSVLCLMASQLVAAETDTTSTSTVTNYVTATLVHVDTVTSPSSVAPSTSSVFVTPSSHAVSSSRVASSSAAASSSAPASSSFASVTVTSSIPAGTSVAAATSPAVGTSGADGMVAKMPAVLVAGSMALILGAL, from the coding sequence ATGAAGTTCAGCACTCTCGCCTCCTCTGTCCTGTGCCTGATGGCCTCCCAGCTTGTCGCTGCGGAAACCGACACCACCAGTACTTCGACGGTGACCAACTATGTCACCGCGACGCTGGTCCACGTCGACACCGTGACCTCCCCTAGCAGCGTGGCGCCTTCGACTTCCTCGGTGTTCGTCACTCCGAGCAGCCACGCGGTCTCGAGCAGCCGGGTCGCCAGCAGCTCTGCCGCCGCCAGCTCCTCTGCGCCTGCCTCCTCGTCGTTCGCCTCCGTCACCGTGACTTCCAGCATCCCCGCCGGCACCtcggttgctgctgctacttcCCCTGCCGTTGGCACTTCCGGAGCCGACGGCATGGTCGCCAAGATGCCTGCTGTTCTGGTTGCGGGATCTATGGCGCTGATCCTGGGCGCGCTCTAA
- a CDS encoding uncharacterized protein (COG:G;~EggNog:ENOG410QE3G;~InterPro:IPR036259,IPR010573;~PFAM:PF07690;~TransMembrane:14 (i53-70o90-110i122-143o149-166i178-197o209-231i256-284o296-316i328-348o368-391i400-418o424-451i463-485o539-556i);~go_function: GO:0022857 - transmembrane transporter activity [Evidence IEA];~go_process: GO:0055085 - transmembrane transport [Evidence IEA]), protein MATDKPPTTTGVSEDPISLDPDTPQQPVEDDQDKQDGVRVAEAVTASWSKKSLIITYASMWLLYFVNGLNSSLTANLSAYITSDFSEHSLLTVITVITSVMGAACVMPIAKVLNLWDRTLGVCIMVLIAIMGLIMMAGCNNIATYCAAQAFYTVGFTGVIFCVDVMTSDTSSLRNRGIAYAFTSSPYIITAFAGSPLSNQFHETNWRWAYGTICIILPIVAMPLVITWELAKRKADKEGRLEYKPRSTRTWWQSTWFYIIEFDIIGIFFMIGGLILFLTSFNIAGNTEGEWKSAKIIAMMVVGFFVLVGFVAYERWGAPKPFIPYHLIANRTVIGACLLDITYQVSYYCWASYFTSFLQVVYNTSLTQAGYISAIFDLMDPIWLIGCGYLIRVTGRFKWLLMWALPLYLLASGLMIYFRQPGFSIGYMCMCQIFLAVGGGTLILIEQVAVLAASRHEDYAAMLALLSTFGNLGGAVGASVSGAIWTNTLPQKLRELLPAETKDQWEEIYESLDVQLSYPVGSETRIAIQNAYAWSQRNMMIAGTAVMALSIAWVLMMKNIKIKDNKDVRQVLF, encoded by the exons ATGGCCACTGACAAGCCTCCCACCACTACCGGGGTCAGTGAGGATCCGATCTCTTTAGATCCTGATACTCCTCAGCAGCCTGTCGAGGATGATCAAGATAAGCAGGATGGTGTTCGGGTCGCTGAAGCAGTTACTGCTTCTTGGTCGAAGAAATCTCTGATTATTACTTATGCCTC CATGTGGCTTTTGTACTTCGTCAACGGATTGAACAGCAGCTTGACCGCGAACCTTTCTGCGTATATCACCAGTGACTTCTCGGAGCACTCATTGCTCACTGTCATCACTGTCATTACCAGTGTCATGGGTGCTGCCTGTGTCATGCCTATTGCCAAGGTGCTGAACTTGTGGGATCGTACTCTGGGTGTCTGCATCATGGTGTTGATTGCTATCATGGGCTTGATTATGATGGCTGGCTGCAACAACATTGCCACGTACTGTGCTGCTCAG GCATTCTACACTGTCGGTTTCACCGGTGTCATCTTCTGTGTCGATGTGATGACCTCCGATACATCCTCGCTCCGCAATCGAGGTATCGCCTAcgccttcacctcctcaccCTACATTATCACTGCCTTTGCCggctctcccctctccaaccAATTCCACGAGACTAACTGGCGCTGGGCCTACGGAACCATTTGCATCATCCTCCCGATCGTCGCAATGCCTCTAGTCATAACCTGGGAACTGGCGAAGCGCAAGGCAGACAAAGAGGGACGCCTGGAATACAAGCCGCGAAGCACTCGCACCTGGTGGCAGAGCACCTGGTTCTACATTATCGAGTTTGACA TCatcggcatcttcttcatgatCGGCGgactcatcctcttcctcacctcgTTCAACATCGCCGGCAATACCGAAGGCGAATGGAAATCCGCCAAGATCATCGCAATGATGGTCGtcggcttcttcgtcctcgtcggCTTCGTCGCCTACGAACGCTGGGGTGCCCCCAAGCCCTTCATCCCCTACCACCTCATCGCCAACCGCACCGTCATCGGCGCCTGCCTCCTGGATATTACCTACCAAGTCTCTTACTACTGCTGGGCCAGCTATTTCACCTCCTTCCTGCAAGTAGTCTACAACACCAGCCTCACCCAAGCCGGAtacatctccgccatcttcgACCTCATGGACCCCATCTGGCTGATCGGCTGCGGATACCTGATCCGCGTCACCGGCCGCTTCAAGTGGCTGCTCATGTGGGCTCTCCCGCTCTACCTCCTGGCCAGCGGCTTGATGATCTACTTCCGCCAGCCCGGCTTCAGCATCGGATACATGTGCATGTGCCAGATCTTCCtggctgttggtggtggtaccttGATTCTCATTGAGCAGGTTGCTGTCCTGGCGGCGTCTAGACATGAAGACTACGCTGCTATGCTGGCGTTGCTGAGCACATTCGGTAACCTTGGTGGTGCTGTCGGTGCTAGTGTCTCTGGTGCTATTTGGACTAATACCCTTCCTCAGAAGCTGAGGGAGCTGTTGCCCGCTGAGACGAAGGATCAGTGGGAGGAGATTTATGAGTCGTTGGACGTGCAATTGAGTTATCCGGTTGGGTCGGAGACCAGAATTGCGATTCAAAACGCTTATGCTTGGAGTCAGCGGAACATGATGATTGCGGGTACGGCGGTCATGGCGTTGTCGATTGCGtgggtgttgatgatgaagaatattaagattaaggATAATAAGGATGTGAGGCAGGTCCTGTTCTAG
- a CDS encoding uncharacterized protein (COG:O;~EggNog:ENOG410Q2TW;~InterPro:IPR036249,IPR040079,IPR036282,IPR010987, IPR004045,IPR004046;~PFAM:PF13409,PF14497,PF13417,PF02798;~go_function: GO:0005515 - protein binding [Evidence IEA];~go_process: GO:0006749 - glutathione metabolic process [Evidence IEA]): MQNQDTFELYSVWCSSCCQRIIIAAHLKGITLKYNYVDLSARGHHDAKYKDELNPSASVPTLVVHHPDGTKTIIRQSMTILEYFEERFPNQSPLLPPVSAWQDRIKVRDLVNIIAIDVQAPTNSRIAKRVRSVRDNVEDQVSFVRQAFTDGFQAYEALISASSKFSFGDEVSLADVVLVPAVDQALMYKMDLDFVPNLLRVYHSLKELEAFKAGDGKNQGDTPEQFRAASQ, translated from the coding sequence ATGCAAAACCAAGATACCTTTGAGCTGTACTCGGTCTGGTGTTCCTCATGCTGTCAGCGGATCATAATCGCAGCTCATCTCAAGGGCATCACGCTCAAATATAATTATGTCGATCTGAGCGCAAGAGGACATCATGACGCAAAATACAAAGATGAACTGAATCCAAGTGCTAGTGTGCCGACCTTGGTTGTGCATCACCCCGACGGCACCAAGACCATTATCAGACAATCCATGACAATCCTCGAGTACTTCGAGGAAAGATTCCCGAACCAAAGCCCTCTGCTGCCACCTGTCTCAGCTTGGCAGGATCGCATCAAGGTACGCGACCTAGTCAACATCATCGCGATCGATGTTCAGGCGCCTACCAATTCCCGGATTGCCAAGCGTGTCAGGTCCGTGCGGGATAACGTGGAGGATCAGGTCAGCTTCGTTAGGCAGGCATTCACAGACGGCTTCCAGGCGTATGAAGCCCTGATCTCCGCATCCAGCAAGTTTTCTTTCGGCGATGAAGTGTCACTGGCCGATGTTGTGTTGGTTCCCGCGGTCGATCAGGCATTGATGTACAAAATGGATCTGGACTTCGTGCCCAATCTCCTCAGAGTCTATCACTCACTAAAAGAGCTAGAGGCTTTCAAggctggagatggaaagAACCAGGGTGATACCCCGGAGCAGTTCCGGGCCGCTTCCCAGTAG